The DNA segment TAAACATATTACCGGCGCCGTCCAACGTATAAAGACATGACGGCGATCACTGAGGAACAGCTGAAAAATCCGGCAATATTCCAGTATCTTCTAAAACTCGTGGGTGAGGAGGGAATTGAACTTCTCCGCCGCTGCCCGAACGAGGAGCTGAGCGATGAGGATATTGCGGCAAAGACGGAGATCAACTTAAACTCCGTGCGCCATACGCTGTATAATCTCTATGAACACCGGCTGGCGGAGTACCGCCGGATTAAGAATAATGAGACGGGCTGGCTGACGTATCTGTGGGTGATGCGGA comes from the Methanocorpusculum vombati genome and includes:
- a CDS encoding transcription factor; amino-acid sequence: MTAITEEQLKNPAIFQYLLKLVGEEGIELLRRCPNEELSDEDIAAKTEINLNSVRHTLYNLYEHRLAEYRRIKNNETGWLTYLWVMRMDNLNLVLRAEMETVVGKLSARLRYDEANDFYQCKNCGLMTTFNNACTTNFACEQCGEMLVHFDDELLVSALKTRVEKMREDLSDA